A genomic region of Rheinheimera sp. MMS21-TC3 contains the following coding sequences:
- a CDS encoding XrtA/PEP-CTERM system exopolysaccharide export protein yields the protein MLVASAKGKCGLTLFICLFLFGCSNYYLPKATVHNSLTTSVDDYHYLVGPNDTLTIFVWRNPELSGSFIVRPDGKISTSLVEDIPVSGITPTQIARNMETILGKYIRDPVVTVSVTNFFGPYSEQVRVIGAALNPQAVTYREYMTVLDLMIAVGGLTEFANGNGAKLVRAKNGMQVTYNLRLDDLIRDGDIKANVDMLPGDIVIIPEAWF from the coding sequence ATGCTCGTGGCATCTGCAAAAGGGAAATGCGGTTTAACATTATTCATTTGTTTATTTTTGTTTGGCTGCTCCAACTACTATTTACCTAAAGCAACTGTTCATAACTCACTGACGACCTCTGTTGACGACTATCACTACCTAGTAGGGCCTAATGACACCCTAACTATTTTTGTTTGGCGGAACCCTGAATTATCAGGCAGTTTTATCGTTAGACCAGATGGTAAAATATCTACCTCTTTAGTAGAAGATATCCCTGTCAGTGGAATAACACCTACTCAAATTGCTAGAAATATGGAGACAATACTCGGTAAGTATATTCGTGATCCTGTGGTCACTGTTTCTGTAACCAATTTTTTTGGTCCTTACAGTGAGCAAGTTCGAGTAATTGGTGCTGCGCTTAATCCTCAAGCTGTTACTTACAGAGAGTATATGACGGTACTGGATTTAATGATTGCAGTAGGCGGGTTAACAGAGTTTGCTAATGGTAATGGAGCAAAGTTAGTGCGTGCTAAAAATGGCATGCAAGTGACTTATAATTTAAGACTGGATGATCTAATACGCGATGGTGATATAAAAGCCAACGTCGATATGCTGCCTGGTGATATTGTTATCATTCCTGAAGCGTGGTTTTAA
- a CDS encoding XrtA system polysaccharide chain length determinant, with amino-acid sequence MKELQQAIELLYTYLQGVWLRRRYIVITAWLFCPLGWLYVYNMPPTFEASAKLYVETSTVLEPLLRGLTLTKNSSDEIKLIARTLLSRPNLEKIARATDLDIEAKDDKAFEGLIDGLQKQIQISSAGRENLYVIAYNNPKPQLALKVVQETLNTFVESQLGSSRADSQTAERFFEKEIADYERRLVAAEIRLSDFKKNKMAMLPSSESNYYGQISAEKQKLEEAKLVLRELETRLASAQSQLTGEEPVFGVMPYSSGSNVPMTQYDDRIRTLKAQLDNLLIRFTEQHPDVLEVKRRTEQLENQRQEELAQIAKMSAENPGQSASLNQNSFYQELRISVSRLSSEVASAKVRVQAYTAKVADLESKLNLIPEIEAEFTGLNRDYDITKSKYEALLARRESAELSRRANASDQDVQFNVIEPPRVPLTPSGPNRGLFYTLVLIVGIGLGVFIAFLRSLISPVLSRASQLKVISDYPVFGVVSHTDKRKILKQIRLHFFYFSLLSGGLLLCYVALLSNEVLFGRSAELLLRGIK; translated from the coding sequence ATGAAAGAGTTACAACAGGCAATAGAGCTGCTTTATACCTATTTGCAGGGAGTTTGGCTAAGACGACGTTATATAGTTATAACCGCTTGGTTGTTTTGTCCCTTAGGCTGGCTGTATGTTTATAATATGCCGCCTACCTTTGAAGCTAGCGCTAAATTATATGTCGAAACTAGCACTGTTTTAGAGCCGTTATTGCGAGGATTAACCTTAACTAAAAATTCTAGTGATGAAATAAAGTTAATTGCACGCACTTTATTAAGTCGGCCCAACTTAGAGAAAATTGCTCGTGCCACAGACTTAGATATTGAAGCTAAAGATGATAAAGCCTTTGAAGGTTTAATTGATGGCTTGCAAAAACAAATTCAAATAAGCTCTGCAGGTCGAGAGAACTTATACGTTATTGCCTATAACAACCCTAAACCGCAGTTAGCTTTAAAAGTAGTTCAAGAAACCTTAAATACTTTTGTTGAAAGTCAACTAGGCTCTAGCCGAGCAGATTCACAAACTGCTGAGCGTTTTTTTGAAAAAGAAATAGCTGATTATGAGCGTAGGTTAGTGGCAGCTGAAATACGTTTATCTGATTTTAAAAAGAATAAAATGGCGATGTTGCCTAGTTCAGAAAGCAATTATTACGGTCAAATAAGTGCAGAAAAACAAAAACTAGAAGAAGCTAAGTTAGTGCTGCGTGAACTAGAAACACGATTAGCCTCAGCGCAAAGTCAACTGACTGGTGAAGAGCCTGTTTTTGGTGTTATGCCATACTCAAGTGGCAGTAATGTGCCGATGACACAATATGATGATCGTATACGCACCCTTAAAGCTCAATTAGATAACTTACTGATACGTTTTACCGAACAGCATCCTGATGTATTAGAAGTTAAGAGACGCACCGAGCAATTAGAAAACCAGCGCCAAGAAGAGTTAGCGCAAATAGCTAAAATGTCTGCAGAGAACCCCGGGCAGAGTGCTAGCCTGAATCAAAACTCTTTCTATCAAGAATTGCGTATTAGTGTATCTAGGCTTTCTTCTGAAGTGGCGTCAGCAAAAGTTAGGGTGCAGGCTTATACTGCTAAGGTTGCAGATCTGGAAAGTAAACTTAATTTAATTCCAGAAATTGAAGCAGAGTTTACAGGGTTAAACCGTGACTATGATATTACTAAATCAAAATATGAGGCGTTATTAGCGAGAAGGGAATCGGCAGAACTATCACGCCGTGCTAATGCTTCAGATCAAGATGTACAATTCAATGTTATTGAACCACCAAGAGTACCACTAACGCCTTCAGGCCCCAATCGGGGGTTATTCTACACTCTAGTGCTAATTGTAGGCATTGGCTTAGGTGTATTTATCGCTTTCTTGCGTAGCTTAATTTCCCCTGTTTTATCTAGAGCATCACAGTTAAAAGTTATTAGTGACTATCCAGTATTTGGTGTGGTTTCGCATACAGATAAACGGAAAATTTTAAAGCAAATTAGATTACACTTTTTCTATTTTTCATTGTTAAGTGGAGGGCTGCTTTTATGTTATGTAGCGTTATTAAGCAATGAAGTATTATTTGGGCGCTCTGCTGAGCTGTTATTGAGGGGCATCAAATGA
- a CDS encoding XrtA-associated tyrosine autokinase: MSTIEKAINRKNQQSDLEQTTIEKAQSIEQEDIEQPLVAAEASSQTGANKGVATSSKTTINIDLDELERKNFVSLSSDRRLINEEYRVIKRKLINNAFGGLSSTLKHPNLILVSSSRPGEGKTFSAINLALSIALEQDKTVLLVDSDVLRPKVSKTLNINHEVGLTDYLQSEEIQVTDIIINTNIERLKIVTAGSPHHLSTELLASERMLMLVNEFASRYPDRIVIFDAPPLLGVNETSVMASMCGQAVIVVEENRSKLAEIEQAVSLLPKDIAIGFLINKAHRNQGKGYGYGYYYGAD; the protein is encoded by the coding sequence ATGAGTACTATAGAAAAAGCAATTAATAGAAAAAATCAGCAGTCTGATCTAGAACAGACCACAATAGAAAAAGCACAAAGTATTGAACAAGAAGATATAGAGCAACCTCTAGTAGCAGCTGAAGCAAGCAGCCAAACGGGTGCTAATAAAGGTGTCGCTACAAGCTCTAAAACAACGATAAATATTGATTTAGACGAGTTAGAACGCAAAAATTTTGTATCTTTATCTAGTGATCGTCGACTGATCAATGAAGAGTATAGGGTGATAAAGCGGAAACTGATTAATAATGCTTTTGGGGGCTTAAGCTCAACTTTAAAACATCCTAATTTAATATTAGTCTCTAGTTCAAGGCCTGGGGAAGGCAAAACCTTCTCTGCCATCAATTTAGCTTTAAGCATAGCGTTAGAGCAAGATAAAACTGTGCTGTTAGTTGATAGTGACGTGCTCAGACCAAAAGTCTCTAAAACATTGAATATTAACCATGAAGTGGGCTTAACAGATTACTTGCAGTCAGAAGAAATACAAGTAACTGACATTATTATTAATACCAATATAGAACGATTAAAAATTGTTACAGCAGGTTCTCCGCACCATTTATCAACAGAATTACTGGCTAGTGAAAGAATGTTGATGCTAGTGAATGAGTTTGCGTCGCGCTATCCTGATCGGATTGTAATTTTTGATGCTCCACCCTTGTTAGGAGTCAACGAAACCTCGGTGATGGCTTCTATGTGCGGTCAAGCGGTTATTGTTGTTGAAGAGAACCGCTCAAAACTAGCAGAGATTGAGCAAGCGGTGAGCTTACTGCCAAAAGATATTGCGATAGGATTTTTAATAAACAAAGCTCATCGTAACCAAGGAAAGGGTTATGGGTATGGTTATTACTATGGTGCTGACTAA
- a CDS encoding outer membrane beta-barrel protein has product MGMVITMVLTNRPRTQYVLKQVTLVVSAMALLLLTGNSAKAEVKVEPKISANSYAYWYQEQQLGSSTDRGMALVLTPEIRISRTGPSVKTSLFWQEEAVWYHDAQRSQQSAPTYKASNIVSAFNQRVTWELNAAGGYQIRDTQQGVYADIVTSPENLAKTKNYGTNLNFTTLKGGQTQANLSLAYNVFKSDGSISGQYDGYSNDSYRGRLNLGSASRTGAFFWQLSGNYNLTERESFDNFESGQANGILGLPLHSNLSLLLRTGYERNEGSTTYLNEFTSYGAGIELKLGRASWLNVTWNKSNLSNGAVDMLELDAIDDEYLAGEIYLAPSRRTSLSFSIDKRYFGRTRTLNASYNLRFISIRVAANDTVRTQTQLGEAFEDLGIFVCPDGSTDLADCFRPPTNRYIPGTGESFQQAGHFVPELSERIVLSRNILLAIGYTKNKLSLNISASTGEDEYVETQRLTKRHNLTMQGLWKLYSDLTLNTEANFYRLEYTDDDRTDENMSAVVGLTYSISQKTDLKVDARHTRRDSNIDSLDISETRLGLGITYSF; this is encoded by the coding sequence ATGGGTATGGTTATTACTATGGTGCTGACTAATAGACCAAGAACACAATATGTTCTAAAACAAGTGACACTGGTCGTTAGTGCCATGGCTTTGCTATTGCTAACAGGGAACTCTGCCAAAGCAGAAGTAAAGGTAGAACCCAAAATATCGGCTAATTCTTATGCTTATTGGTATCAGGAGCAACAATTAGGCTCCAGTACCGACCGTGGTATGGCGCTAGTATTAACGCCAGAAATAAGAATTAGTCGGACAGGACCAAGTGTTAAAACCTCCTTATTTTGGCAAGAAGAAGCAGTTTGGTACCATGATGCCCAGCGTTCGCAGCAAAGCGCGCCAACATATAAGGCTTCCAATATTGTTAGCGCATTTAATCAGCGTGTGACTTGGGAGTTAAATGCAGCAGGGGGGTATCAAATACGAGATACTCAGCAAGGCGTTTATGCTGATATAGTCACTAGCCCTGAAAATCTTGCTAAAACAAAAAATTATGGCACTAATCTAAATTTTACAACGCTCAAAGGTGGCCAGACACAAGCTAATCTTTCTCTTGCTTATAATGTTTTTAAATCGGATGGTTCTATCTCAGGACAGTATGATGGTTATTCTAACGATAGCTACCGTGGCAGGTTAAACTTAGGTAGTGCGAGTCGTACTGGCGCTTTTTTTTGGCAACTGAGTGGCAATTATAACCTTACTGAGCGAGAAAGTTTTGATAATTTCGAATCAGGGCAAGCCAATGGCATTTTAGGTTTGCCGCTGCATAGTAATTTATCGCTTTTATTGCGTACTGGTTATGAAAGAAATGAAGGCTCTACGACTTATCTTAATGAGTTTACTTCTTATGGTGCCGGTATCGAATTAAAGCTAGGCAGAGCTTCATGGTTAAATGTAACTTGGAATAAGTCTAACTTATCTAATGGAGCTGTAGATATGCTCGAATTAGATGCTATAGACGATGAGTATCTTGCTGGAGAGATTTATTTAGCTCCGAGTCGGCGCACTTCATTATCTTTTAGCATAGATAAACGCTATTTTGGTCGCACTAGAACGTTAAATGCTAGTTATAATTTACGTTTTATTAGTATTCGTGTGGCGGCAAATGACACGGTAAGAACCCAGACGCAGTTAGGCGAAGCTTTTGAAGATCTAGGTATTTTTGTCTGTCCAGATGGTAGTACAGATTTAGCTGATTGTTTCCGACCACCTACTAATAGATATATTCCAGGTACGGGGGAGTCTTTTCAGCAAGCAGGCCACTTCGTTCCAGAGTTGAGTGAAAGAATTGTATTAAGTCGAAATATCCTATTAGCTATTGGTTATACTAAAAATAAGCTTTCTCTGAATATTAGTGCTAGCACTGGTGAGGACGAATATGTTGAAACACAACGTTTAACTAAGCGGCATAATTTAACTATGCAAGGGTTATGGAAGCTGTACTCTGATTTAACATTGAATACAGAAGCTAATTTTTATCGTTTAGAGTATACCGATGATGATCGTACTGATGAGAATATGTCAGCTGTAGTGGGACTGACATATTCTATTTCACAAAAGACTGATCTAAAAGTTGATGCACGCCATACACGGCGAGATTCAAATATAGATAGTCTTGATATTAGCGAAACAAGGTTAGGTCTAGGTATTACTTATAGCTTTTAA
- a CDS encoding ExeA family protein: MYEKYYGLKERPFQLTPNNNWFYASKLHNRALAYLQYGLSQGEGFIVITGDVGTGKTTIANQLVSQLNQDEIVAKQIVTSKLAPDDLIRMIASSFNLVVTEQSKASYLDAIYAYLKRLHAQKRRALLLVDEAQNLPLDSIEELRMLSNFQIDGKPLIQSFLLGQNEMNAIIQDPNMEQFRQRIIASSNLTAFSLEDTKAYIQYRLTHAGGSTTIIDNDCFILIQQHSRGIPRKINAVMDRVLLFGYLEEFAIIKTQHVQTVLNEINQEVANLQPTQVPPKTSAAPQIPTQEQQGQQDRLKELSAALDSALQQKLDMAKQLDDLIKQQQSQLNAHKDRDS; encoded by the coding sequence ATGTACGAAAAGTACTACGGGCTAAAGGAACGCCCTTTTCAGCTTACACCTAATAATAATTGGTTTTATGCCAGCAAACTACACAACAGAGCCTTAGCATACTTACAGTATGGTTTAAGCCAAGGTGAAGGTTTTATCGTTATCACCGGCGATGTTGGCACAGGGAAGACAACAATTGCTAATCAATTAGTTAGTCAATTAAATCAAGATGAGATTGTCGCTAAACAAATTGTCACTTCAAAATTAGCACCAGACGATCTAATTAGAATGATCGCTTCCAGTTTTAACCTTGTAGTCACTGAGCAATCTAAAGCCAGTTATTTAGACGCTATTTATGCCTATTTAAAACGTTTGCATGCCCAAAAACGCCGTGCTTTATTGCTAGTTGATGAGGCACAAAACCTACCTTTAGACTCCATAGAAGAGCTGCGAATGCTGTCAAACTTTCAAATTGACGGTAAACCTTTAATTCAAAGTTTTCTGTTGGGGCAAAATGAAATGAATGCCATAATTCAAGATCCAAATATGGAGCAATTTAGACAGCGCATCATTGCCTCATCAAATTTAACTGCATTTTCTCTAGAGGATACTAAAGCTTATATTCAATATCGCCTAACCCACGCTGGCGGCTCTACAACCATTATAGATAATGACTGTTTTATACTGATCCAACAACATAGCAGAGGCATTCCGCGGAAAATTAATGCTGTAATGGATAGGGTTTTACTATTTGGCTATTTAGAAGAGTTCGCCATCATTAAAACTCAGCATGTGCAAACAGTATTAAATGAAATTAATCAAGAAGTAGCTAATTTACAGCCTACGCAAGTCCCGCCAAAAACGTCTGCTGCCCCACAAATTCCAACACAAGAACAACAAGGTCAGCAAGATCGTTTAAAAGAATTAAGTGCAGCTTTAGACAGTGCTTTACAACAGAAACTAGACATGGCAAAACAGCTAGACGATTTAATTAAACAGCAACAATCACAATTAAATGCTCATAAAGATCGTGATAGTTAA
- a CDS encoding arylesterase: MRIIFIIFLCIFSQTLFAKKLLILGDSLSAAYGMNYEQGWPHLLQQDTQWQLINASISGETTAGAAARLPALLQQHQPDAVLIELGGNDGLRGFPLAPIKENLNSIINLVQQHKAQPILMQMRIPPNYGPRYGKSFAKIYPELAQQHNIVLWPFFMEQIATDKSLMLADGIHPNAEAQPKIKDIMLKLIDEL, from the coding sequence ATGCGCATAATATTTATTATTTTCCTTTGTATTTTTAGCCAGACCCTTTTTGCTAAAAAGTTACTTATTTTAGGTGATAGCCTTAGTGCTGCCTATGGTATGAATTACGAGCAAGGCTGGCCACACCTATTACAGCAAGACACTCAGTGGCAGCTAATTAACGCTAGCATTAGTGGTGAAACCACTGCAGGTGCTGCTGCACGCCTACCCGCTTTATTGCAACAACACCAACCAGATGCTGTGTTAATTGAACTTGGCGGCAATGATGGTTTGCGCGGCTTTCCATTAGCGCCGATTAAAGAAAACTTAAACTCAATCATCAACCTAGTTCAGCAGCATAAAGCGCAACCAATCTTAATGCAAATGCGAATTCCACCTAATTATGGACCTCGCTACGGTAAGAGTTTTGCGAAAATTTATCCTGAACTGGCCCAACAGCATAATATTGTATTGTGGCCATTTTTTATGGAGCAGATTGCGACAGATAAGAGTTTGATGCTTGCAGACGGCATACATCCTAACGCTGAGGCACAGCCAAAGATTAAGGATATTATGTTAAAGCTAATTGATGAACTTTGA
- a CDS encoding ABC transporter ATP-binding protein → MTLSPDEQIKAVNLTKTVTTTSGNLTILHDISLTINEGETIAIVGASGSGKSTLLSLLAGLDSATTGEVYLAGQPLHKMSDDARAALRASSVGFVFQSFLLLPSLTALENITLPAELAGDKKAKQRGLALLQQVGLSERANFYPAQLSGGEQQRVAIARAFITQPAVLFADEPSANLDAVTGSKIEALLFELNAKHGTTLVLVTHDPAIATRCQRQYQMQAGRISQSQERQQDVG, encoded by the coding sequence ATGACATTATCACCTGATGAACAAATAAAAGCGGTTAATTTAACTAAAACAGTAACCACTACTAGTGGTAACTTAACTATCCTGCATGATATTAGCTTAACGATCAATGAAGGCGAGACTATTGCAATAGTGGGGGCGTCAGGATCTGGCAAGTCAACCTTATTAAGCTTGTTAGCAGGGCTAGATAGCGCGACCACAGGCGAAGTGTATTTAGCTGGCCAACCTTTACATAAGATGTCTGATGATGCCCGAGCAGCGCTAAGAGCAAGCAGTGTAGGCTTTGTGTTTCAATCCTTTTTATTACTACCTAGTTTAACGGCACTGGAAAATATTACGTTACCTGCTGAATTAGCAGGAGATAAAAAAGCCAAACAACGCGGTTTAGCTTTATTGCAACAAGTTGGTTTATCGGAACGAGCTAACTTTTATCCTGCACAATTATCGGGTGGGGAGCAACAGCGGGTTGCTATTGCCCGAGCTTTTATTACTCAACCTGCTGTATTGTTTGCCGATGAACCTTCAGCAAACTTAGACGCCGTTACCGGCAGTAAAATTGAAGCATTATTATTTGAGCTAAATGCAAAACATGGCACAACCTTAGTTTTAGTTACGCACGATCCTGCTATTGCAACACGTTGTCAGCGCCAATATCAAATGCAAGCCGGTCGGATTAGCCAAAGTCAAGAGAGGCAGCAAGATGTGGGCTAG